A portion of the Polaribacter cellanae genome contains these proteins:
- a CDS encoding acyl-CoA thioesterase, producing the protein MNFKIEFATKWSDFDPNRHMRHTAYNDYAAEVRVRFFAAHNFSIEEFTKHNIGPILFTEETSFRKEIHLGENISVNLKLSGISENNERWKLVHEVFNEAGKLSAKIKVYGAWIDLTKRKLTVPPKETQSLFLSVEKTEDFEIISL; encoded by the coding sequence ATGAATTTTAAAATTGAATTTGCTACAAAATGGTCGGATTTCGATCCCAATAGACACATGCGTCATACAGCTTACAACGATTATGCTGCAGAAGTTCGTGTCCGTTTTTTTGCTGCACACAATTTCTCTATTGAAGAATTTACAAAACACAATATTGGCCCAATTCTATTTACTGAAGAAACTTCGTTCCGAAAAGAAATTCATTTAGGAGAAAATATCTCCGTAAATTTAAAATTATCTGGTATTTCCGAAAATAACGAACGCTGGAAATTAGTACACGAAGTTTTTAATGAAGCTGGAAAATTATCCGCAAAAATTAAAGTCTATGGAGCTTGGATAGATTTAACGAAAAGAAAACTTACAGTTCCACCTAAAGAAACCCAAAGTCTTTTTTTATCGGTAGAA
- a CDS encoding carboxy terminal-processing peptidase — translation MNKRKKISISILAIFILLFSISFQANNDTDIKDPNKDKILIYVLKNILTRGHFVVKDMNDDFSEKVYKSFIDGLDPSKRYFTQEDLKEFSKYKYEIDNQLLKDDVSFYNLVYNRFSKKIKEAKLYYAAILAKPFNFNKKEVIDVDYEKVPFAKNESELIDYWRKQLKLSTLSRIQNKLEKQENKLKKDKNYKTKSFKEFEKEARADVLKNMDELYLRIEELEHEDWFSTFLNSIVGAFDPHTTYMAPRIKERFDQDMSGKLEGIGARLSPKGIYTEIFELVSGGPAWKQGDLEKGDIILEVAQGDKEPVDIVGMRLDDAIKFIKGKKGTEVRLTVKKKLDGSTKIISIIRDVVELEETFVKSTIVQKNGKKYGLIDLPRFYIDFSDSNARNSAKDMEKEIERLKSEGVSGLLIDLRNNGGGSLKTAIEIAGLFITEGPVVQVKYRGQDPIVKNDVDPKMQWDGSVVVLVNELSASASEIFAAAMQDYGRAVIIGGNQTYGKGTVQSLIPINNFYPKFKDDLGAIKMTIQKFYRVNGGSTQIEGVYSDIAMPDRYSYMKYGERDLEGALAWDKVPQAKYTQTNSYENFSEVVNNSKERIAKNPKFNLINDYAKWLKKNQDNTSFSLNYKDFSNDSKKQENSAKKYKSAFEYTSNLSFNSPKYELPLLKKDSILEQKRENWHKNLSKDVYVAEALNVLSELKLKNARQIVKN, via the coding sequence ATGAACAAGAGAAAAAAGATTAGCATTTCGATATTGGCAATTTTTATACTACTATTTAGCATAAGTTTTCAAGCGAATAACGACACTGACATTAAAGACCCTAACAAAGACAAAATTCTTATTTATGTTCTAAAAAACATACTTACAAGAGGCCATTTTGTTGTAAAAGACATGAATGACGATTTCTCTGAAAAAGTTTACAAAAGTTTTATAGATGGTTTAGATCCTAGCAAACGTTATTTCACCCAAGAAGATTTAAAAGAATTTTCTAAATATAAATACGAAATCGACAATCAGCTTTTAAAAGACGATGTTTCCTTTTACAATTTGGTATATAATCGTTTTTCTAAAAAAATAAAAGAAGCAAAGTTGTATTATGCAGCTATTTTAGCAAAACCTTTTAATTTTAACAAAAAAGAGGTTATAGATGTCGATTACGAGAAAGTTCCTTTTGCAAAAAACGAAAGTGAATTGATTGATTATTGGAGAAAACAATTAAAATTAAGTACACTTAGTAGAATACAAAACAAACTTGAAAAACAAGAAAATAAATTAAAAAAAGATAAGAATTATAAAACAAAATCGTTTAAAGAATTCGAAAAAGAAGCGAGAGCAGACGTTCTAAAAAATATGGACGAATTGTATTTAAGAATCGAAGAATTAGAACACGAAGATTGGTTTTCTACTTTTTTAAACAGTATAGTTGGCGCTTTTGACCCACATACAACATATATGGCTCCAAGAATAAAAGAGCGTTTCGACCAAGACATGTCTGGTAAATTAGAAGGAATTGGTGCACGTCTATCTCCTAAAGGAATCTATACAGAAATCTTCGAATTGGTTTCTGGTGGTCCTGCCTGGAAACAAGGTGATTTAGAAAAAGGCGATATTATCTTAGAAGTTGCGCAAGGAGATAAAGAACCTGTAGATATTGTAGGTATGCGTTTAGATGATGCCATTAAATTTATTAAAGGTAAAAAAGGTACTGAAGTAAGATTAACTGTTAAGAAAAAATTAGATGGTTCTACAAAAATAATTTCAATTATTAGAGATGTTGTAGAATTAGAAGAAACGTTTGTAAAATCTACCATTGTACAAAAAAATGGTAAAAAATATGGTTTAATAGATTTACCAAGGTTTTATATCGATTTTTCTGATAGCAATGCAAGAAATTCTGCAAAAGATATGGAGAAAGAAATTGAACGTTTAAAAAGCGAAGGTGTTTCTGGTCTATTGATCGACCTAAGAAACAATGGAGGAGGTTCTTTAAAGACTGCCATTGAAATTGCTGGTTTATTTATTACTGAAGGCCCAGTTGTTCAGGTAAAATATCGTGGACAAGACCCAATTGTAAAGAATGATGTAGATCCAAAAATGCAATGGGATGGTTCTGTTGTGGTTTTGGTAAACGAATTATCTGCTTCTGCTTCCGAAATTTTTGCGGCTGCAATGCAAGATTATGGTCGTGCAGTAATTATTGGAGGAAACCAAACCTATGGAAAAGGAACTGTACAAAGTCTAATTCCTATTAATAATTTTTATCCGAAGTTTAAAGATGATTTAGGTGCCATAAAAATGACCATCCAAAAATTCTACAGAGTAAATGGAGGTTCTACACAAATTGAAGGTGTATATTCGGATATTGCAATGCCAGACAGATATAGCTATATGAAGTATGGAGAGCGCGATTTAGAAGGTGCTTTGGCTTGGGATAAAGTTCCTCAAGCAAAATATACCCAAACAAATTCTTACGAAAACTTTTCTGAAGTTGTAAATAACAGTAAAGAACGAATTGCAAAAAATCCAAAATTCAATTTAATAAACGATTATGCTAAGTGGTTGAAGAAAAATCAGGACAACACTTCGTTTTCTTTAAATTATAAAGATTTTTCTAATGATAGTAAGAAACAAGAAAATTCGGCAAAAAAATATAAATCTGCTTTCGAATACACATCTAATTTAAGTTTTAACTCTCCTAAATACGAGCTTCCTTTATTAAAAAAAGATTCTATTTTAGAGCAGAAAAGAGAAAACTGGCATAAAAATCTTTCTAAAGATGTATATGTTGCAGAGGCTTTGAATGTTTTAAGTGAACTAAAACTGAAAAACGCTAGACAAATCGTAAAAAATTAA
- the surE gene encoding 5'/3'-nucleotidase SurE has product MQEKPLILVTNDDGITAPGLRALIKIMNKIGDVVVVAPDSPQSGMGHAITVDNVLTCNPITIDEGPQLEYTCSGTPADCVKMAVNQILNRRPDLCVSGINHGANSSINVIYSGTMSAAIEAGIEGVPAIGFSLLDFKWHADFKPSEEFVKNITLNALLNGIPEGVVLNVNIPNLKKEEINGVKICRQANGYWKEIFDKRKSPFGKEYYWLSGEFVNKDKGQDTDIYALENGYISVVPVQFDMTAHHMIQKLNSWEL; this is encoded by the coding sequence ATGCAAGAAAAACCATTAATTTTAGTAACCAACGACGATGGAATTACAGCTCCAGGATTAAGAGCTCTGATAAAAATAATGAACAAAATTGGCGATGTTGTAGTGGTTGCTCCAGACAGTCCACAGAGTGGAATGGGTCATGCAATTACTGTAGATAACGTGCTTACTTGCAACCCGATTACAATAGACGAAGGCCCACAATTAGAATATACCTGTTCTGGAACTCCTGCAGATTGCGTAAAAATGGCAGTCAATCAAATTTTAAATAGAAGACCAGATTTGTGTGTTTCTGGGATAAACCATGGAGCTAACTCTTCTATAAATGTAATATATTCTGGAACCATGAGTGCCGCAATTGAAGCTGGCATAGAAGGGGTTCCTGCGATTGGTTTTTCTTTATTAGATTTTAAATGGCATGCAGATTTTAAACCATCAGAAGAATTTGTAAAAAACATTACATTAAATGCACTTTTAAACGGAATTCCAGAAGGTGTAGTTTTAAACGTAAACATCCCAAATTTAAAAAAGGAAGAAATTAATGGAGTTAAAATTTGCAGACAAGCAAATGGGTATTGGAAAGAAATTTTCGACAAGCGTAAAAGTCCGTTTGGAAAAGAGTATTATTGGCTTTCTGGCGAATTTGTAAATAAAGATAAAGGACAAGATACAGATATTTATGCGTTGGAAAATGGATATATTTCTGTAGTTCCTGTTCAATTTGATATGACTGCACATCACATGATTCAAAAATTAAACTCTTGGGAACTGTAA